A window of Quercus robur chromosome 12, dhQueRobu3.1, whole genome shotgun sequence genomic DNA:
AGCCGAGGTTTCTGCCTCTAGCCGATGCTGTATAGCCGCTACTAGGCACTGCCGAGCAGCCGCCTGACTCCCTACTATTTCCAACACTTGGTCTCCGGATGGGTACTTCACCTTTTGATGCAGAGTAGACGAGACCGCTTTAAGAGTGTGAAGCCAAGGCCTGCCCATAATAGCCGTGTACGGAGAAAAAACATCTACGACAataaagtccacctccaccacatccgtACCTGCTTGCACAGGCAGCCTGATCAGTCCTTTGGGAGTGACCATCATTCCCTCAAAACTTACTAAAGGAGAGTTGTAGGTTGTTAAGTCCTCTGGCTTCAAACCTAGCCCCTTGTACAAGTCTGGATACATTACATCCACagcgctaccctgatcaaccATCACTCTTCTGACATCGTACTCGCCAATCCTCAACGTTACCACCAAAGTATCCTCATGGGGTTGTATGATCCCAACCATATCCTCATCCGAAAAGCCTAGAATCAGGGGGACACGCACCTTGGCCCTCTTCAATGCTTGGGAATAATCCTCGGCCGGGGATCGGGACACCGACAATACTCTGGAGGGGCATGATCCAGTCCTTCCCAGGGCCGCAAAGATAACGTTAATCGTACCCAGGGGGAGTCTTGATGAAGCGTCCCTGCGCACCTCTGAACCTGCTTGGCTCGCCCTTCCACTGGAGTGATGCAAGAGTTGTTTTAATTTCCTTTCACGGACCAACTATTCCAAgtggtcccataaattcctgcaGTTATCCGTCGTGtgcccatgatcctgatgataaTGGCAGTACAAGCTCGGGTTGTGTTTCCTAGGCTCTCCCGCcattttgtttggccatttgaagaatggcttgttctttatcttctccaaaacctgctGCACTGGCTCTCGAAATATTGCATTAACAACCTGGGCGTCCGCCGAACCTGACTGCCCAACAAAATCCCTCCGTGGTCGGCTGTTATTATAAcagtccgacctgaaatccctcatctcctGGGGGATTATCTTGgcctttccttttccctgaAGTTGATCTTCCTCTACCCTTCTGTACTTATCTATTTTGTCCATCAGTTGGCGCATACTGGTGACAGGTTTACCCGTCAGGGATTTCCTCAAATCGTGATCAGTTGGGAGACCAGTTTTGAAAGTGGTTATAGCCACAGCATCGTTCTTTCCCTTTATctcattaaacatttcccagtacctaTCCGAATAATTCTTGAAAGTCTCGCCCTCTCGCATAGACAAAGTCAGCAGAGATCCCAAAGGCCGGGGAGTCCTGCTGCACATAATAAAGCGAGCACCAAAAACCCGAGTCAGTGTTTTGAAAGATCCAACAGAATTGGCCCTTAGgccgttgaaccacctcatcgccgtCGGACCCAAACTTGATGGaaaaactttgcacatcaaagcctcgtCCCTGGAGTAGATAGCCATCTTCTGGCTGAAATAGCTTACATGTTCCACCGGATCTGAATGGCCATCATACAGAGAGAACGTAGGCTGATGGAATCGCCGAGGATGAATCGCATCGTCTATGTTTCTCGTAAAGGGCGACTTGGAAATTTGACTCAAGGTTTTGTTCATGGAATCGTTTCCCAAGCCCCTGCTAGGAGTACTCCTACGCTTACGTCGACGGTGGTGCTCCTCTTCATTGGAGAAAGTTTCGCTTGGCGGAGTTCTCGATCTCCGCCTATAACTAGCTCCATTCGACTCCTCAGATGATGATTCGGAGCAAGGTGGGGAGCGCTCCCGCCGTGCATGGCGCAACTCCCTCTTCAAATCTGCAATTTCACGTTGTAGATTCCCATCATGCTTCGCGTGGGAGACGTGACTCTTCCCACGAGAGTGGCTCATAGTGGTATGAGTTGTACGTACACTCCCCTCATGGCCTTCTCTCTGTTCGGGACTCCTTCGAGGATCACCATGCTAGGAACCCCTTGACTCTGCCTGGTGCAGGTTGGCATCCTCCTGATGCGGTCCTGCCGCGTGGTGATGTGGACCC
This region includes:
- the LOC126708098 gene encoding uncharacterized protein LOC126708098, which translates into the protein MSHSRGKSHVSHAKHDGNLQREIADLKRELRHARRERSPPCSESSSEESNGASYRRRSRTPPSETFSNEEEHHRRRKRRSTPSRGLGNDSMNKTLSQISKSPFTRNIDDAIHPRRFHQPTFSLYDGHSDPVEHVSYFSQKMAIYSRDEALMCKVFPSSLGPTAMRWFNGLRANSVGSFKTLTRVFGARFIMCSRTPRPLGSLLTLSMREGETFKNYSDRYWEMFNEIKGKNDAVAITTFKTGLPTDHDLRKSLTGKPVTSMRQLMDKIDKYRRVEEDQLQGKGKAKIIPQEMRDFRSDCYNNSRPRRDFVGQSGSADAQVVNAIFREPVQQLVRERKLKQLLHHSSGRASQAGSEVRRDASSRLPLGTINVIFAALGRTGSCPSRVLSVSRSPAEDYSQALKRAKVRVPLILGFSDEDMVGIIQPHEDTLVVTLRIGEYDVRRVMVDQGSAVDVMYPDLYKGLGLKPEDLTTYNSPLVSFEGMMVTPKGLIRLPVQAGTDVVEVDFIVVDVFSPYTAIMGRPWLHTLKAVSSTLHQKVKYPSGDQVLEIVGSQAAARQCLVAAIQHRLEAETSATADNEL